The DNA sequence GGTATATTTAGAGGTGGCAAatacaggtccagaaagtaaaaaacatgccacagtttagctttagcccttcgtgctagctagctagcttcctagcatgtaaacaagcaaccggggagctagctagggagccacagtttggctttagccccaggtgctagctaagctagctagctccctcgcaggtaaacaagctaccggggagctagctaggaagctagctagcttagctagcacctggggctaaagccaaactgtggctccctagctagctccccaggtgcttgtttacctgctaggaagctagctagctagctagcacgaggggttaaagctaaactgtggcatgttttttactttctggacctggattaagtacaagtattttttgtttgtaatttttttcctcgTCTTGAGTTCAGCAAGAGGAGTTAGAGTATCTCAGCGTCGACCTTCGCCTGGATGCGTTTGTCGTGAAAGATTCCTTCAACTTCAACTGGTTAGCAGAAGTCGGCATGATTGAGAATATGGAAGCCCTCGTGGAAGAATACAGACACACAAGAAAGCTACTTGTAAGTCCTCCAAAGTGAAATTGCTCTAAAAATGCtccttgattgttttttttttctttttcctgtcCCATCTCAATAGCCAATCAGAATCTGCCTCACTGGACCGCCAGCCGTGGGTAAACGCAAACTGGCGGAGAAGCTGTGCGCACGTTACCGAATACATCACATCAACATCCGAGACGTCATCGACGAAAAGATGGCGCAGCTGGTCAGTGACTGCCCAACATTTTAATTTGCCTGCGTAAAAAGATTACATGAGTTTCATAAGAGGGATTATATAAATTAATGAAATTCAAAGCAACAATAAgaaaaaatgagcttttttttgtactccaCAGAAAGCTACCATAGCCAGAATTGATGCCGAGGTCAGCGAACAGGAAACGGCGCAGGATCAACTGGAAACTATAAAAGCAAGCTTGGAAAATAATGCAGGTGATGATTTTGATGACTGGACAATGACTCATGAAACTTTTCACACGCATAAATCCTGCTAAATCgtttacattttaactcattcactgccattgacggctataggcgtaaaaaaattaccaaaaaaaaacaacatttttttcacacgtttgttaacaagaatatgaaaacctagaaaaaaaattattgtacatctagaacagatataaaatttgtgattaatcgtgagttaactagtgaagtcaagcaataaattacgaaaaaaaatgtaatctcttgacgcccctaatttttaataatcttttcttctttcttagtaaaaagtattcttatttttatttttaataatcttttctttaaattttttttttttttaaattaggagcatcaggtgattaaattttttaatcataattaatcgcataacttcactagttaactcgcgattaatcacaaattttatatctgttccaaatgtacaataaaaaaaatctaggttttcatactcttgttaacaaaaatgggaaaaaatgttaaactaatagaaatagttcaaattaattgttgacgtctatagccgtcgatggcagtgaatgagttaaagggttattgtgcagtttaaaaaaaaaaaagtctcagtaGTGccccaatgatttttttctttaaatacagCACTACGACTTGATTACATACatgagtggagaaaaaaaaggtttcattCTCTTTGGTATGTCAATATCTCACGCcatataaaaaacaactttttcccTACAATTAGATCGACTTGAGGATGATCtactttttgaaattttaaccGAAAAGCTCAGTTCCAAGCCTTGTAGGAACCAAGGGTACGTTCTCTATGGCTTCCCGAGGACATTTGAGCAAGCGAAGCACATGTTCAGTGGTGAGTTTGCGTTTCCTCCAGTTAATCCAGATGCTCTTTAGTAAATAACAACATCCAGTGTCCTGACATGCGTACTTAATGCTCAGCTGAGGATGGAGACAACCAAGACTCGCCAGACGGGACTCCCTCATACAACAAGATCACTCCAGGTTGTCCATTTATCGATTCAAGCTCTTGTTTACTATCAAATGATAAaaacttctgttttttttctagaataTGTGTTTGCCCTGGATGCATCTGATGAGTACCTGACGAAGAAAGTACAAGATCTTCCTGAGAGCGAGGCCCAGAAAAGAGGCTTGACCCAGGATGAGTTCGTCCCTCGACTGGCCAGATTCCGACAACTCAGCAGGGCGGCGGAAACCGCCCTCGACTACTTTGATGAGCAGGAAATATACCCGGCATATCTTGGTAACATGACAATACCGTCGTATTTTGAATTAGCGcgtgacaaaagtattgggacacctccCTGTTTTGATTCCACTTCTCcgggaagacttttttttttttttttttacaagatcaCAAGAACATTTCAGATCATATTAAGTAGTAGAAGTTCCCACTCTGAAAAGTATTTGCTGGTAAAAACTGAATTATGAGGTTGATAACCGCTGTAGTACGTCTGGTTAGAACATAGCTTGTCCAGGTGAGGTAATGATCAGTCcagcttttctcttttctgttgtttaagtcattcactgccataaattcattaaaaaaaataaaaaaaataggggtgacaggcgattaacatttttaattgtaattaatcgcatgacttcactagttaactcatgattaatcacaaattttacatctgttctaaatgtacaattaaaaaaattataggttttcatactcttggtaacaaaagtggatttttttttttaattaatagaaatagttcaaatgaatttttgacgtctatagtcgtcaatggtagtgaatgaattaaaaaaaagaaaacattattaaaaatttgggatgatgattaatcgcatgacttcactagctaactcaaaattaatcacaaattttataactgttcgaaatgtacaataaaaaaaatcttgattttcatactcttgttaacaaaagtgggaaaaaatgttaaactaatagaaatagttcaaatgaatttttgacgtctatagcagtcaatggcaatgaatgagttaattgtgagatgggggtggggggttatgtgtgtgtggttacTGTAAAGCAtgtataatacaatacaaattaAACAGGTGTCAATGCTACTTAGCTGGGCTAATTAGCGATTCATAAAGTCCAAATTGTACAAGTATCATTTactttaattaatatatatatatatgacttaGAATTATTAGTAACGTTCCATTGAGGCACTTACccgctaatgcacgcacacattgaagAAAAACAGTTGTAGCAAAGCTTGAACGTGTAACGACCAACTTTGTCTGTCTGTCGATTAGCGCGAGCCTTAACAACAAGCACAGGTGGCCAAGAACATGCCTAATTAGAATTGAATAAACTGACCAACAGAGGGCGCTGCAACCTCACAAACACAGTCCAACCTGGCCTTTTTAACACagtgactcccccccccccccccccccccccccccgccagagGTGAAAGACGACGACCCCGAATTCAAACTGATCGAGAGCAACATCATCGAGGTGGTGGGCCCCCCCAAGAACTACGGCCTCAGTActgaggagcaggaggaggaggaggacaggAGGCGAGAAATGGAGAGGAAGCAGAAAGAGGCCAAAGAAGCGGCGGAGAGGAAACGACGCAACGAAGCCTTGCTCGCTGAGATGGCAACGCAGTATGAAGCTTGGGTACATGAAATGCACTTTAACCTTTACAAGTCAACATAAGTTCACCTtctctaactttttttttttttttgggtgggggtcaGCAAAATAATTTGGCCGAGGTGCAGAGGCAAGAGCACGAGCTCCTGGAAGCGAAAGCTCTCCCGCTGAGAAACTACTTGATGAAGTTTGTGATGCCTGCACTCACCGAAGCCTTGCAAGAATGCTCGAAGATTAAACCTACCGACCCCGTCAGCTTTTTGGTACGACGCCATCTTTTTATTATAAGAGGagcgtcaacaacaacaaaaaaacgttttcacaataatatgttctacgctGCATCACTaatctaaatatggcattctggttaatattgcgttagtggaatatgagctaagcagcaaaatgcagccattttgatccatcacagggggcggccattttgccagttgctgtcgactgaagatgacatcacagttgctcaggtaacaaccaatcgcagcgCAGTTTCAGAAACcaggtgagctgtgactggtacgttgcctgagcaactgtgatgtcatcttcagtcaacagcaaggagcaaaatggccgccccttaaaattgataaaaaaacagttggattttcataactcatattccaaaaatgtaatattaatcagaatgtcatgtttagactagtgaggtcacatataacatattattgtcaagaaatgtttaaagttgacttccactttaattctTGACTGCGATAatcttatttcttttttttctttttttgggggcagGCTGAATATCTTCTTCGTATGGACAAAGATTGATTGACCATCCCATTTCAGTGATCGCAGTCAAGGTATCATTGGAGCAATCAAATGATGCaaaaataatatgtaataaatatttttgattacGTTACCTTATTGAACTGCATAGATCATAGATTTAGGGTCTCGGTTGAGCTGTATTTATGGTACGAAgcacaaaatgtgtgtgtcaAAAGTCGACGGTTAATGATTTTTCAATTCATAACAGATTTGTCATCCTCAAGCTTTTTGCATGCCTCATGACTCAGCAGACTTCCTGGAAGGGGCGCACGTTTGACGAGAACATCTTGTAACTTTGTGGGCTCAAGCTTCAAACGACAACATATTATTTCATACAAATCAACATAgcactttttaattaaattccttTGCTGACTGTTAACCGCCATCGTGAGCTTTTTAGTTGAGTCGTGGATACATTTTTCATGATGTTCtttcgccactagatggcgtcgtggtcgcgttaaaaaaaatggtaatggCGACTACGCAGTAGAAGTTCTTATTTTAAAACTCAAGTAGTAATTTTGGagctctctcttttcttttctttttttgccaataatattaattattgatATCATATGCCTTTTAAAGGTTTTAATCTTAAAGAAACAATATTAATTcttaaaaatctgcaaaaagtgTTAGTTAAAACGACCATCATCccaaaattgaacttttttctgtttctctgttgttctccattttttttgttcataaataATTAGATACTAGTGACTATATAcggcacacaaaataaatggtttaaaaaaaaaagtaaaagtactgtaGTACTGCAAGATCTGATGACTGTTAATTGTTCCCGGAGCTCCCCCTAGTGGTCACAGGGCCCTTAGCAGGTGCTTAGTTCACTTTTACCTTGGTCTGATTCTGCTTAGAATTGACTTCTCAGGGCAATACGTtgtaaataattattcaaaGTTAACTATGTAGAGCGAGAATAGagttaaattcatttttggTAAATCACATGATGTCCTTCCAAACACCCACGCTTCCCAAAACTCATTCACACGCCGAGCCAAAGGACCCTCGCTAATACTTTTCCCGTCCTCTGTGACTTTGAAAACTTCTCTTTTGTCATACACAGAAACAGGTTTGAAAAGTAGATTCAAAGTGACAAATATTTAGTTAGGTGCCTGAAGTCGGACGTCGCCAAAGCCGTGCTGGCCCTCGAGCCTGTTTGGAAAGCCTGAGTCATCATCGCAGATGGTTAAAGTGTCCGCAAAGTGTTGAAGAAtgttgggaagaaaaaaaaaaaacacattggctCCATAATGTCGCTCCGACAAGTTTTGGAGCACTTTGCGTTAAATAGGATGTGCACTGAACAACATAGACTTTGACCTCAAGGGGTTAGAGGTCATATCCACCTCCCAAAAAGTAGTTTATGCTATTTATTCCTTCATGGTTAAACTTAGGAAGCAAAATAATTGGCAGTGGTGCCAAATGTTCTGCAAACTGTTAGTGGTGGTCTTTACCGTGTTGTTTTATCTTGCTAGGCTTAGTGGTTTGGTCAGTCGCACACGCGCGGGCACGTGATAAAAATAACAACCATCATGGTGGTCATCCTAACATCTGCTGGTGGTTGAAAATGCTGAATGAGGACCACACACACCTAGGCGCTCCATATCATGGCTGGAGGAGGACTTGgagcatatacacacacatagcttaaaaagtgaaagaaaaaaaacatcatcattgAAGTGAGCCAAAATGTCCACGCAtgctaaccttgccagcaagatgaattctcgcgatatttgtgagttcacaaattccggagaaatttttttttaattatttttattttaagtatatttatttcgatatgaggaaatgtttttgtttagttttttttaattgacagaaTACAAATGAACAATTCTGTAACAAATCTTGTcaacaaactccggagaatacgtCTTGTACCGCTCCGCTGATCTTTTCTcgatcggaccaatcaggcgtcgtttaggcaggacgaaaccaataagcgccgatgctaattatgttctcgcagaattactcaccgttttctTGTTGAATTTAAAGAACTAGAGGAGTTTCGTGtattttttatctggtaaagatgtttgtgctacCCCCCCCAAGACGAGACGGAAGACGatattttcatccgttgccttgattggtcaaaacaaaatgtgcaaagatgccgcatcgtccaatcagctcgaagtattgtacagcaagccccgcctttcccgaatgGGTCTGCCTAGTGAacaccagattgataatgtgaaggaACTCCatcgagtgaatcacaattataaatctggctggcgaggttaCACACACGCTaccataaatacaaaaacacacacatgcaaaacacacacgcgTTACTACAAGGTTAATGAAATTATAAAAGCAAGGGAGCCATTGGAGACTAACGTTAAACAAGCCACAATTTATGATGCCACCTGGTGGCGCTGTTTTATTGGATACTGCTGGATGACGTCAATTCCGTGCGACACATTAAAAGGACCACAACTCCCAGATGAGTAAACACATTTTGCTATATACTTGTAAACATTATGGACGTATTTGCCGTATGTGAACTAATTAACGctttaattatagttagttttgtaaatgtaaagtgtagtttcagttttatttatttatttatttttttttaaagcattttaatttcattacgatttttttggggggtggtgtTGGAGCAAACGGAGCAACATGAAATCCAGGGCCAAGGTCAAATAGTGAGTATCAGAACTACACACTAACCAATGTGAAAtccatttaaaatgaactttttagacTATGCAAAGCAAGCACcagggaaagaaaaagaaaaaaactattatcatcatcatcattatgccAAACACACAATCTGCAATGAGGGTTTGGTAATGTGCAAAAGGATTtgccaaaacattttaatcgcctcgAAGCAAGTTGAAGAAAAAGCGTCAGCTGCTGTTTCCAGATGTAAACACGCACTCCCCAATGGCCACAGATACAAATACCTGAACGCTTTCCAAATGTTCAATGTGAGCCATCTTTTGTTGACTTCAGTGGATTAAGGAGAAAATTCCGACCAGTCCTTTAAAGGAATGTTTGGCCTATCTGAAAATGAAAAGGCAACTATGGACGCACACAGCTTTTGCCTAGATCAGAATTAgtctgaataataaaaaaataataataaaaaataactagagctgcaagcAGACCCTTACTAGCACATTGAGATTTTTTCTTCTCAGCCACATGTAAAAAACTAGGCCAAAATTATACATTTGGCTTCTGGCATTTTGTAGTTCTGAGGGAGCTTCCTTGACAAtcgcaccatgtttttgtggttcagggATTAATCTCCATCAACCCTTTACTTCAAATGCTCGCTAAAAATGATAGCTAATAATCAATAATATGAATGGAATAGATGGACCATAAATGTTTTCAGATTTGTGAATTTATTTCCTCTTTTTGCCATTTATGCGAAAACAAAATAATCCCTCGCTGTCAAAAAAAGCTCCGGTTTTATCATCATCTCAGATGATTCTCTGTGAGCCAGAAAGTGGCCAGCTAGAGTGCAGTTAGATAAACAAACACGAATAGGACGCTCCCAttaatttttcactttttgttaaGGCGCTCTCGTAGTTTCTTACATGTAATTAAATCTCACACCAAATAAATGAACGTTTGTTTGGACAGAGGTTACAAAACGACAAAGACAATTTGGACATGAACGATACGTCTGGTTGCATAACCGAGATATTTTAGTTGGATTTGTAATCGCTAACATCCCGTCTGTGGCGGAGCTGCTGCACTTCATCAACGAGCTCGTTCTCGCTCTCAAAATTAAACAGGGAGGGAGAGAACGGCCAGTAAGAACAGaacatgagtaaaaaaaataaattaaaaaaaagtgggctgCAGCTGCGCTCTGTTATTCTAAAACACACCGAGGGGAATGAGGAGCGGTTTTTAAACTGCAGCTCCTTCCCAGAACGCTAGTTGAGGGTTACGCAGGGGTCCGACGGAGGGGCTTGTCAACGCTTCTGATTTAGGAAATGCCACTGAGTCATCAATGATACGTTGATAGGAaaaatttatttgcatttcaagTCGTCTGGTATTTTGCTCGTCATTGTTGAAACTGTAGAGCAGGACAATGTTGAAATCGACTTTTAGGATCCTGGCAGCCGCCTGCCGTGTGGCTCGTCCATGACTTGTGCAGAATTCCAAGATAAATGCCGGCAATTCCAAACaagcgcaaaaaaaaatgccggGAGACCCTTTTCGGTCCGCGAGACCACCAGCAAATTGTTGCTAAATTGCTATGATGACATAGAAAAGCCCGGACGAGAGTTGCGACATTCAGATTTGTTTgtgaagctaaaaaaaacacacaagaatagaacaaaccaaaacaaagaatGGATTATGTAAATTGTACGCAAACACAATCCGGATGAAGCctaatataatattttgtctgGAATTAAGAAACTCAAAATGATCTTTACTATCAGCTGACATTTTTCCTgtgaaactggaaaaaaatatttatacatttccatttttctgGTACTTGCTCAAGAGCACTTAGGTAGGGCTTGGGACAAACTGTCGACTTTTATGTGACGTTCTTGGCCAGTGCTCAATGTGTGTAAtctaaaaaaattgagtctgTCATTTACTCAAGTTTCCCTGCCAGTCTCACCACAATTGTGGCACTGTTTCATTCTGTGTGTCAAAACAAACAGCCAAtgaaataaatctaaaatatgAAGGGGTATTaagaccacacaaaaaaaaaaaaaaacatatgacagttttaggagaaaaaaaaatcagacaatAATTAGATGAGGCCCTATTTTTTTCTGCGTTGTTATGGGCGGGAACACATCCGATTCTGGCCAATCGAAATGGCTCCCCTCATTCTATTTAAATTAAGCAGAGAGAGGCGCACAGTTAGCGTAGCAGGTACAGTAAAAGGAACTGCAAAAACGATCTCCACTTTTGGATTAGGTAAAGATGGTCGCTGTGGATTAGCACTTGGAGACCACCTTTTacctccgatcggccgcctcgttcaaatccaccaaaatcgggTTACCCAACCAGCGCCACAAGTTAGACATACTTAGCtagtctaaaatctagtctacttttGGTCACCAAATTGGCAGATGCGCCGGAGAACATGCCGGAACGCCTATTGAGGGGTAGCACAGTTTACCAAATTCCCTaactagacttgccctggcACAAAATTGAGATGTGCCCCTATTTACGTCGAGCGCACGAAAATAGGTCCCGATGAGTTTCTTGTGGAAGAACTTCGGAGTCCTGTCCTCATCCTCTTAAAGTCTTCCTGGTAAAGTGGAAGTTATCAAATAGTAGCTGCAAAATGGTGGACCAACTCCATATTAGTATTTGCTGTCGGAATAATTCTCTCAGTATTTTGCCCAGTTTTGGCTACGAAAACACGTCCATTGTTACGGTCTTGTGTCTAAGGAAGAACCAAACAGTTGTCAATGTGAAATTCCAAACAACTACCCAATggtcatgttgttttttttcagtgacaCTTGGTAGTGCCAAGCAAGCTTAGTTAATACAGTAAATCAAAAAATGTTAAGGGTTGAAGGCCAGCAGGAATAAATGAATCCGTGGGTGGGACCCTTAGACTGGCTGAGGTAGTCGGAAAGAGTGAAGCGCCCGATCCACCCACTGTTGGTCTTGGTAGATTCACATGAACATAAACTTCCATATAGTGTATTATTGTTGGTGAACCTTGACAGTGTCTATACGCTGCAAACAGTTCTTGGGCTTTGTTCACCTTTGCTGACAGCCAGCGGCGTCGCCGCAGCAGGTGTGATTCCTGTCATCCCTCACGCACAAACATAACAATCGCAACCTGGACCGCACGTGTTGTTACAGCTGCCGACGTAACGAGCTCTTTGGGGGACAGTCAAGTCCGCCGTTAGCTCATGTCCCGGACTGTGGAAGTTTGTTTGCGTCAAACGCTCGTGCATGCAAATTTCTATTTGCTTCACATCGTTAGTAGTGAACGTGCCCCCTTTTCGCCCTTCTGTGGGACTACAATTCTTTGCGATTTTCCCAGACTGAAATTATATGAACGAGTTCAGAAAAAAAGGACTATTGTACTTCAACTTGTTGCAATATGATAATGCTCAAATGTAGCTGCCAAAAATGAGAACAGCGcagagaaaatgaaaataagaacaGTTTTACTGCCAACGTAAACACTCAGGAGTTTCCCATATTTCTTAAGTGAACCGCAATTTGATCGTTGCTGCCTGACAGTCTGAAATATGAACTGTTGCGCATTACTCTAAGTGATATGGAAGCTAGAAAATCCCTGCGGCGGTTCAAGGCGATTGTGTGAAAAGtataaatataatgaaaaataaagagagGAAAATGGCTGTGATTTGTAAATGGGAGATATCAGCATGACATTAGAGAATCATAAATGTCTGCCATATAGTCCTACTTGAATGTCTACATTACACTGCATTatgtaatatttacattttttttggcaGAGTTCCCTGGCGCAGTGCAATTCTTGACAATCTCTTTGTTAGTGGCAGAAAACCTCAAAAATGCGAGGGGAGGCTTtgacatgtgttttgtgttaaTAATAAAGCCGCTCCCTTTCCTTCAGAGGGCAACAATAACAATGTTCAGCAAGTCGGATACAAGCAAGACCGTCACTTAAAAGTCTACTTTTATTGTTCGATGCAAGCCAGTTGCATTTCATGACAACACtcccttttataaaaaaaacaaaaacaaaaacaaaaaaaaacagtacgattctctaatagttttttttattattatatataaaaaaaaaatagataagtGATGATTCTACTGTCACAGCAGAAGTATAAGTTGTTGTAATACAAAATGCCCTTTTTACTAGTCAAAGATTTCAGACCTTATTCCCATTtgagggggaggaaaaaaaactatattattAAAGAAAGGTTAGCTGATTAGTCCTAGCTACCAAGGCTACGCAGTAAGGCTAATCAGTTGAGTTACTAACTaaggaaaagccgaaaggaaaagaagaagaagaagaggctaAGGCTAATCAGCTGATTAGTTAGCAACTAAGGCTAATCAGCGGATTAGCCTCATTTGCTAACGAATGCTAAGGCTAATTCGCTGATTAACCTTAGTTGCTAACTAAAGCTAATAAGGCTAATCAGCTAACCTCTTGCCTTGACGTTTATGCTAATAGTTAGCATAAACGCCAAAATCAAGAGGATGTTTGTTCACCACAGTACTGGACAAAAAAATTAGCAAATAATTGTGACATTTACCCTTGCTTTTAACCAACATTGTGCGCTAATAAAATGGCCAAATGTATTTCCACAAATGTTTGAGCAAAAAATGACAATGTTACAGCCCAACATTGTAATCTGCTTATGACCATTGGGGAGCCTTCAAATGAGTTGTAcaacttcattttaaaatcttCAGCCATCTGGTTAACACAGCAGATGCAAATTTCATCTTCAGAGTACCTGCTCCGAAAAGCCACAACAAATTT is a window from the Vanacampus margaritifer isolate UIUO_Vmar chromosome 19, RoL_Vmar_1.0, whole genome shotgun sequence genome containing:
- the ak7a gene encoding adenylate kinase 7a, yielding MGDKKRPRRIFVNGVDKYSSKHIAEYLSSCGEKVEDDDDGEPQFNEPAFQVVGTLSSTSTKFKEKASVLHEQYTSLSREDLLPRLLDCDIIIYNISENATQDDIEEATWAITALHGEMENFRSKKMFILVSTVLTWALTKKQETEEGERFITEEEFRKRRPHPSFKHHNNMEKQVLKLGTGKKTKLKGYVLAAGIQYGKGENLFHYFFKVSWLSECAKVPIFGEGINFIPTIHVLDLAKVIQSLIDVKPKSKYILAIDESKNTLGDIVKAVSHVLGTGRVCQVPEKEAIAMKAYKQEELEYLSVDLRLDAFVVKDSFNFNWLAEVGMIENMEALVEEYRHTRKLLPIRICLTGPPAVGKRKLAEKLCARYRIHHINIRDVIDEKMAQLKATIARIDAEVSEQETAQDQLETIKASLENNADRLEDDLLFEILTEKLSSKPCRNQGYVLYGFPRTFEQAKHMFSAEDGDNQDSPDGTPSYNKITPEYVFALDASDEYLTKKVQDLPESEAQKRGLTQDEFVPRLARFRQLSRAAETALDYFDEQEIYPAYLEVKDDDPEFKLIESNIIEVVGPPKNYGLSTEEQEEEEDRRREMERKQKEAKEAAERKRRNEALLAEMATQYEAWQNNLAEVQRQEHELLEAKALPLRNYLMKFVMPALTEALQECSKIKPTDPVSFLAEYLLRMDKD